A window of Cellulomonas wangleii genomic DNA:
GGTTCCCCGTTGAGCGAACACGCTGGGGGATGGCCCCGCGATGGGCGATGGTTCAGGTGAGCAGAACCTGCGGCCTCCGTCATCCGGACGTGCGCCGCAGGCCCCGCGAGACGAGGAGACCGGCCATGACCGTCACCACTGCCGACGCCCCCACCGCCCAGCTCACCCGCCAGGACCGCTGCGACCGCTGCGGTGCCCAGGCCTACGTCCGTGCCACCCTCCCCGGCGGGTCGGACCTGCTCTTCTGCGGTCACCACTTCCGCGCGCACGAGGCCGCGCTGGCCGGCGCCGGCGCGGACGTCCTGGACGAGCGCCACCTCATCGACTGAGCGCACGGCCCGTGACGACGGGACGCCCTCGGACACCGTCCGGGGCGTCCCGTCGTTCATGTCCCCCGTCGGCGTGGTGCCCGACGACGACGCACCATTCGACGACGCACCACTCGACGACGACCCACCGTTCGACGACGACGCAGGCGCGCCCCCGACGCGGAGGCCGGACGCCACCGCACCGGGGCGGTCCCGCCGTCGCAGGGTCATGACCGCGGGAGCGGTCCTCGTGCGCGGTGCGCTTCTCGTCGTCGAACGTGATCTGCAGGGGGACGGTCACGCGGTCGTCGTGCCGACGCCGGTGGACCGGCCACGAGGGCATTCCGACGGACGGCTCCGCGACCGCGTGACGCGGCCCACCGCGCCCGCGCGTGCGCGGGCCACCGCACGGCACGTACGGTCGTGCCTCGTGCGTGACGGACGGGACGGGGGCGGCGCGGACCGCGTGCTCGCCGGCCTCGACGAGCGGCAGACCGCCGCCGTCGTCGCACCGCCCGGCCCCGTGCGGATCATGGCGGGCGCCGGGACGGGCAAGACACGCACGATCACGCACCGCATCGCGTACCAGCACCTCACCGGGGACGTCCCCGCGCACGTCGTGCTGGCGGTGACGCACTCGAGCAAGGCCGCGGGCGAGATGCGCGACCGCCTGGCGCGGCTCGGCGTGGGCGGTGTGCAGGCGCGCACGTTCCACGCCGCGGCGCTGCGGCAGCTGCGGTACTTCTGGCGCGCGACGGGCCTGCCGGGCGACGGCCCGGTGCTCATCGACGCGGACGGGCCGGGCGCGCAGTACCGCTACCTGCGTGGTGCGCTCGGTGCGGTGCTGCGGACGCCCGCGCGGGACGTCGACGCGTCGATGGTCACCGACCTCTCGACCGAGCTGACGTGGGCCGCCGCACGCGACCTGACCCCCGAGGAGTACGAGGTGCAGGCCGAGGCCGCGGGGCGCAGGCCCGGCATGCGGCTGTCGACGGTCGCGGGCGCCATGCGCCGCTACGCCACCGCCAAGCGCGCGGCCGGCGTGCTGGACTTCGCGGACCTGCTGGCCACGTGCGCGCGGCTGCTCGAGGACGACGACGAGGTCGTCGCCACCGTGCGACGGCAGTACGCCGCGTTCGTCGTGGACGAGTACCAGGACACCGACCCGGCGCAGCAGCGGCTGCTCGACGCGTGGCTCGGCACGCGCGACACGCTCGCCGTGGTGGGCGACGCCCGGCAGGCGGTCTACGCGTTCAAGGGCGCCGACACCTCGCTGCTGCGCGACTTCACCGTGCGGTTCCCGCACGCGGTGACCGTCGACCTCGTGCAGGACTACCGCTCGACCACGCAGGTGGTCGACGTCGCGAACCGGCTCATGGCCGGGCGACCGGAGGCAGCGGGCCCGGTGCTCGTCGGCGTGCTCGGCGACGGGCCGACGGCGCAGGTGGTGCGGGCGGACGACGAGGACGACGAGGACGCACGGATCGTCGCGACGGTGCGCGGGTGGCTGGACGCGGGCGTGCCGGCCGAGGAGATCGCGGTGCTGCACCGGTTCAACGCGCAGGCCGTCGCGCTGACCGCGGCACTGCGCGACGCAGGGATCGCGGTCGTCGCCGCGGACGGGCAGGCGTACTTCGACCGCCGCGAGGTCGCGCACGTGCTCGCGCTGCTGCGCGAGCACGTCGCGCGCGCGCCGGACGCGGACGCGGCCGAGGTGCTGGACCAGGTGCTCGCGCGCGTCGGCCACGACCCCGACGCCCCGCCCGACGGCACGGGCGCCGCCCGCGAGCGCTGGGACGCCCTCGAGGCGCTGCGGTCGCTGGTCGCGTCCCTGCCACCGGCCGGCACCGTGCGGGCCCTGTCCGCCGACCTCGACCGCCGCGCCGCCGAGGACCACGCGCCACCCGGCCGCGGCGCCGTCACCGTCAGCACCATCCACAAGGCCAAGGGGCTGGAGTGGGAGGCGTGCGTGGTCGCGCGCGCCACCGAGGGCTCGCTGCCGTCGGTGTACGCGACGACCTCCGCGGAGATCGCCGAGGAGAGGCGCCTCGCGTACGTCGCGGTGACACGTGCCCGGCGGCACGTCGTCGCCACGTGGGCGGCAGCGCGGCGCGGCGGGCGGGCGAACACGCCGTCGCCGTACCTCGGCGCGTTCACGGCGCCGCGGGCGGGACGCGGCCCGGACGTGCCGACGCCGCGCCCGACGTCCGCGCTGAGCGTCGGGCAGCGGGTCACGCACGACACGCACGGGCTGGGACGCGTGGTCGACGTGCGCGACGGCAGGGTGACGATCGACTTCGGGTCCGGCGGACGGCGGACGGTGGCGTCGGGGCGCATCGTCACGCTGTGACGGGCGCCCGGCGCTCAGCCGCCGGTGAGCAGCGTCGCCGTGCAGGTCGTGAGCGTGCGCCCGTCGAACAGCACCTCGACGTCGACGGGTGCAGCGCCCTCGAGCGGGAACGTCGTCATCGGGCCGTCGCCGGACCACGCCGCGTTCTCGACCGTGGCGCCGTCGGACGTCGTCGTGCGCACGAGCAGGGAACCGGGCTCGTGGGGGCCCGTCGGGCGCCACGCGACCTCGAGGGCGAGCCTCGTGGTCTCGGCGCGGCGCGCGTCGCCCTGCCACGGCCACAGGCGCTGCGCCTGCCGCCACTCGATCTCGCGGACGAGCGTCACGCGATCGACCCGGAGCGGGGCGTCGGCGTCCTGCGTCTCGAGCCGGCAGGACGCGGACGAGTCGCGCGTCACGCCGCCCGCGTCACCGAGCCGGACCCCGAGGACGAGTCCGACGACGATGACGACCCACGCGGCGGCGGTGACGGCACGGCCGCGGCCGTCGGACCTCGGGGGCCGCAGGACGACCGCGGTGCCGACGAGGCTGTCGGCGAAGGTGCGCCCCTCGGGGTGCCACAGCGGGCGCAGGTAGCCGATGAGCAGGATCGCGTCGAGCAGGTGGGCCCAGCACCGCACCACCGACCGCAGGACGCCCGGCTGGCCGCCGACCGGGCCGTCGGCGGGCGCGCGCACGACCTGGAGCCGGACGACGCGGCGCCCGGGCGTCTGGCCCGTCAGGCCCTGCAGCACGAGCATCAGCACCACGGCCGTCACGACCACGGCCGACGAGGTCCACGGCAGGAGGTCGGCGTCCGTGCCGGTGTCGAAGGTCGGCTGCAACGACGGGGCCGCGATCCGGTCACCGCCCACGAGCCACGCGACCGCCCCGAGGACCGCGCCGTCGAGGAGCGCGGCGATCACGCGCCGGCCCCAGCTCGCGACCTCCGGGACGCGGGGCGTGACGCGGGTCGACGGGTCGACGTCGGTGACGGTCACCGGCGCATCGTGGCAGGTGACGGCTGCGGGCACCAGGGCCGGACGGCGAGCGGGACGTCCTGCTCGCCGACGAGGTCGCGGGGCGACGGGCCGGGGACGGCCCGCCGCACGACGAGCACCACCACGGCGCAGGCCAGCACGGTCCACACGTCGGTCGCGTCGGGCTGGACCACGACCCGGACGGGCGCAGCCACCCCGCCGACGAGCGCGTCGACGGGGAACCGCAGCGCCCCGACCACGTCGACGTACACGTCCCGCGCCGCTGCCGAGAGCTTGACCGCGGCGAACACCAGTGCCGTGAGCGCGGCCGCGACCTGGGCCGCCGCGACGGTCGGCGCGCGCCGCGTCACGACGTCACGCGCTGCCAGCAGCAGGAACGGGAAGAACGCGAGGCCGGCGACGTCCGAGAGCTTGCCCGTCACCCAGCCGGGAGCGGCCGCCTTCAGCACGTGGTCGTTGAGCAGCAGCACCGCGAGCGCCACGAGCGGCACGGGGTGCAGCACGAGCTCCCCCGGAACGCGGCGCCCGGCGGTGGTCGGACGACTCACGGGGTGGCCGCGGGCGCGTCGGGCGCGTCGAGCGAGAGCCGGTCGAGCGTCGCGCTGCTCAGGTCACCGAGGTGCAACGACACGGGCGACGTCAGGTCGACGGGCAGCAGGAAGGTCACGCCCGCGTACCCCTCGACGGGCCGGGCACCCTCCGAGCGGGGCGGCACCCAGCCGCGCGCGGTCACCTCGGCCGGGAGCCACGTGCGGCCACGCCCGTCGCTCACCGTGAGGGTGCGCAGCACGTCGTCGGGGACGGGCTCGGTGCCCACCCCGCCGATCCGGAGGTCGACGTGCACGGGGACGTCGACGTCGTCGGCCGTGAGGCAGCCCGGTGCGCGCACCCCGACGTCGACCACGTCGTACCCGCCGCCCACGAACGCCGCGGGCGTCGCCGTGCGGTCCGTCCACGAGTCGTGCTCCTGGGGGCCGTAGAACTCCCCGACCTCACCGGCGGACGGCGGGTCCGGGCAGTCCTGCACCGGTGGCGAGGTCGCGACGGCCGCACCTGCCCCCACCAGCAGGACGACGGCGACGGCCGCAGCGCGCAGCCGCGGTGGCCGCGGTGAGGTCGTCGCCATGTCGGCACCGTAGGGCCCCGCCCGCCGCGGCGTGGGCGTCGATGCCGATCCGTCACCCGCTTGACACGTCCGGCGTGCGTCGTCGCGCTGTGACGTCGCACTGTGACGAACCGCC
This region includes:
- a CDS encoding ATP-dependent helicase, which gives rise to MRDGRDGGGADRVLAGLDERQTAAVVAPPGPVRIMAGAGTGKTRTITHRIAYQHLTGDVPAHVVLAVTHSSKAAGEMRDRLARLGVGGVQARTFHAAALRQLRYFWRATGLPGDGPVLIDADGPGAQYRYLRGALGAVLRTPARDVDASMVTDLSTELTWAAARDLTPEEYEVQAEAAGRRPGMRLSTVAGAMRRYATAKRAAGVLDFADLLATCARLLEDDDEVVATVRRQYAAFVVDEYQDTDPAQQRLLDAWLGTRDTLAVVGDARQAVYAFKGADTSLLRDFTVRFPHAVTVDLVQDYRSTTQVVDVANRLMAGRPEAAGPVLVGVLGDGPTAQVVRADDEDDEDARIVATVRGWLDAGVPAEEIAVLHRFNAQAVALTAALRDAGIAVVAADGQAYFDRREVAHVLALLREHVARAPDADAAEVLDQVLARVGHDPDAPPDGTGAARERWDALEALRSLVASLPPAGTVRALSADLDRRAAEDHAPPGRGAVTVSTIHKAKGLEWEACVVARATEGSLPSVYATTSAEIAEERRLAYVAVTRARRHVVATWAAARRGGRANTPSPYLGAFTAPRAGRGPDVPTPRPTSALSVGQRVTHDTHGLGRVVDVRDGRVTIDFGSGGRRTVASGRIVTL
- a CDS encoding RDD family protein yields the protein MTVTDVDPSTRVTPRVPEVASWGRRVIAALLDGAVLGAVAWLVGGDRIAAPSLQPTFDTGTDADLLPWTSSAVVVTAVVLMLVLQGLTGQTPGRRVVRLQVVRAPADGPVGGQPGVLRSVVRCWAHLLDAILLIGYLRPLWHPEGRTFADSLVGTAVVLRPPRSDGRGRAVTAAAWVVIVVGLVLGVRLGDAGGVTRDSSASCRLETQDADAPLRVDRVTLVREIEWRQAQRLWPWQGDARRAETTRLALEVAWRPTGPHEPGSLLVRTTTSDGATVENAAWSGDGPMTTFPLEGAAPVDVEVLFDGRTLTTCTATLLTGG
- a CDS encoding DUF7455 domain-containing protein, which encodes MTVTTADAPTAQLTRQDRCDRCGAQAYVRATLPGGSDLLFCGHHFRAHEAALAGAGADVLDERHLID